In Pseudobdellovibrio exovorus JSS, the genomic stretch GTCTTTGGCATCTGCTGGGTCTTCTTGGCGCTGGTTATACTGGTTGTAAGCAGCATAGGCATCCAATTTGGGTACCCACGAACGCGTTTGGCGTTTGGCCTCAAGACCTTTAACTTCCGAGAGCAATGCATTTTCTTTGTATAGAAACTCATGATCTGCAGCCGAATGTTCTAGGGCTTTTTCAAAATCGTGTTCGTGATCAAGTGCTTGAGGGAAACTCAAGTCCACTTCGTTATCGTATCCCAAAATGATGGCTAAATCGCGCTTATCTGACGTCAGTTGAACTTTTGCTTGGGCAAGGTCTTGCTCTAGCTCAACACCTTTCATTTGAAAGAGCACGCGATCTGAATCAGTGGCTACGCCACTTTGAATACGTCGGTCAGCCGCTCTTAGGTTTTGTGCATTTACCTGTTGTGTCGACTCTAATAACGAAATTCTCTGTTGCGAGTACAGAATGTTCCAGTAAAGACTTCTAGCTTTTTCAAGTTCTTCTGCTTGGACTCTTCTGAACTGATAGCTTTTTTGTTGTATCTGCAGGTCGTATTGATCTGACAAAAGAAGATCGCGTCCGCCATTAAATAGGTTCAATGTGGCCTGAGCACCGTAGGCTGGTTGAGTTTTTTGATCGAGCTGTCCTTTTTTGAAGTTCTCTTGCTGCCCATAAATTTCAACATCTGGTAAAAAAGATCTACCAAATGAGCCTCTATAGGCACGTGCCGCTTCTACTTCTAAAGAAGCTGCACTGATGCGAGCACTTTTGCTTTCCAATAAAGAGCGCAGATTGCTCGCATTAACCTCTACTGCAGAGCCCGTTGAGGCCGCATGTGAGTAGGCTCCAAAAAGGGTCAGACTTGAAATCACTAATGTGATTATTTTCATATCTTGTCCTTTGTTAGATTTATTTACGTGGTTCAATAACAAACTTCAAACTGTCAGCGTGATCTTCTTTCGGATCCTTGATGTCCAGTTCAAGAGTGTAGCGATGTACTTTTTTTGCATCATAGTCAGCCTCAAGAAGATCTTTGCTGGCTTTAAAGGTAATGCTGTCGTGTTGTTTCACACGGGGTTTAACTGCCTTAGCCGTTACTTTATATGTAGTCGCATCTTGTGGTTTTAAATCTTTATCATAGAAGTAAACTTTAAGATTTTGCCCTTTGGCGACAACCTCAACGTAGCTTTGTTCTAAAGATTTAATAAGTCCACCTTTTGGGGCCACGACTCCTTTAGGAGCATCATGGTCGTGTCCTTCGTGGGCAAAAGCTGTGATCGCAAAAAGTGATAAAGTCATAGCGATAAAAATATTTTTAATTGTGTTCATAAATGTCTCCTTAAATAGTTTCTTTTGTTAATTGTTCATTTAATTTTGGGTTTACATAGGCTTCAGCCGATTTACGACCGAAACGATAAAAAAGTGTTGGTGTGACGATGATATCCAAAAGCGTTGAGCTTAAAAGTCCACCGACAATAACGACAGCTACTGGATGTAGAATCTCGCTACCAGGTTGCCCTTTAGCAAAGACGAGGGGAAGAAGCGCTAAAGAGGCCACGAATGCTGTCATCATCACAGGTGATAATCGCTCTTGAGAGCCACGAATGATCATGTCCATGCTGAACTTTTCATTTTCGTATTTCATCAGATGTAAATAGTGGGAAATCATCATAATCCCGTTACGTGAGGCGACACCGCACAGAGTGATAAAACCCACAAGGCTGGCCACTGTAACCGAACGATCTGTAAAGAACAGCAAGACGATACCACCTATAAAAGCTAAAGGAATTGTCGCCATAATCTGGGCGGTAATAGCTTGAGATTTAAAGTGGCTATAAAGTACTAAGGCAATTCCCAAAATCGAAATGATGCCGAAAAGTAAGATATTGCGAGTCGCTTGCTGCTGACTTTCAAACTGTCCACCATAGATAACGTAATAACCTTCAGGAAGTTTTACATCTTGTTGTACACGCTGTTGAATGTCGGAAACAAGACTACCTAAGTCTCGACCGCTGACGTTGGCGCTAATGACAATACGGCGTTGATTATTTTCACGATTGATTTCATTAGGGCCATACGTTTCATAGACATCGGCAACATCTTCTAGAAAAACTTTTCTACCATCGGGCATGATTTTCAGAACAGTTTTCTGCATGGTCTCAATGGATGTTCTAGAGCTTTGATCAAACTGTAAGAAAACATCGTAGATACGTGTTTCTTCCATAATCTGCGCTACAGTTTTACCATTGAAAGCGGATTCCAGAAGGTGAGTGACTTCACCGGCACTTAAGCCGAACTTGGCGGCTTCATCTCGTAGCACTTGGACTTTTACCTGTGGAATGAGTCCTTGTTGCTCAATTCGTAAGTCCACAAGGCCATCAATGTCTTTAATAGCCTCCTGCAATTCGATTGATTTCTCTCGCAAAGTGACAAGATCAGGCCCGAAAATTTTGATCGCTAATGCAGACGTCACACCCGAAAGCATATGATCAATTAAGTGTGAAATGGGCTGGCCGACATTGATGCCAGCTTCTGGCATTGCGGCTTTAAGTTTGTCACGGACATCATTTAAAACAACATCGCGTGAGCGTCCATCGCCTTTGAAATCCACATCCAGCTCGCTGACATTAACGCCCATAGCGTGCTCATCCATCTCAGCACGTCCAGTACGGCGTGAAACAGATTTGATTTCTGGAATTTCTAAAAGAATTTTTTCCGCTTTTAAACCCATGGCATTGGATTCTGTAAGACTAATTCCGGGAGGAGCCACCAGCGAAATCATGGCAGTACCTTCATTAAATTGAGGAAGAAAGTCTCGCCCCATAAACGGAATTAAGGACAAAGCACCGACGAGTAAGACCACGCTGCCACCTAAGATCGCATTTGAACGAGGCAAAGCCCATTGCAAAATTTTACGATCTACATTTTTTAAAAATGTTAGAAAAGCAGTGTCGTGATGTTCTTTTTTTTCATCAATTTTTAAGAAGTACGAACACAGAACAGGAGTCAGTGTCAAAGACACGATAAGTGACGAGATCAATGCGGTTAGGTAAGCAATCCCCAACGGGGCAAACAGACGACCTTCAAGTCCTGTTAAGTTAAATAGCGGTAAAAACACTAAGGCGATAATAACGGTAGCCAAAACAATGGAATTTCTAACTTCACTTGAAGCTTCAAAAATCACTTTGAGCTTTGGTAA encodes the following:
- a CDS encoding TolC family protein gives rise to the protein MKIITLVISSLTLFGAYSHAASTGSAVEVNASNLRSLLESKSARISAASLEVEAARAYRGSFGRSFLPDVEIYGQQENFKKGQLDQKTQPAYGAQATLNLFNGGRDLLLSDQYDLQIQQKSYQFRRVQAEELEKARSLYWNILYSQQRISLLESTQQVNAQNLRAADRRIQSGVATDSDRVLFQMKGVELEQDLAQAKVQLTSDKRDLAIILGYDNEVDLSFPQALDHEHDFEKALEHSAADHEFLYKENALLSEVKGLEAKRQTRSWVPKLDAYAAYNQYNQRQEDPADAKDRTESVVGVKLTLSLQNLFNSQREARSLRQEALSASTLADLQRKEVENHISNEIASLRLLHDQVHAAEENISRAEKYYKLSQSEYARGVKNSPDVLGAAEKLYDIRNRHLEIIRDFQLAKSHVLSKIGK
- a CDS encoding efflux RND transporter permease subunit, with product MLNSIIRFSLNHRLLVVSLTALLIVYGSISVLNLPIDVFPDITKPTVTIMTEGHGMAPEEVETRVTYPIESYLNGIPGVERLRSQSGIGLSVIYVEFEWGTDIYRNRQLVQEKLNLAQEQLPLGVKPIMGPIGSLMGQIQQIAVTTESEQVSPMELRNLAEWVIRPRLMTIQGVSQIISIGGGLKQYQILVSAEKLNRYQLTIEDLDKELTVISQNTTGGFLEKEGQEFLVRNIGVVNDVDDIKQTLVGMHFGRPVLVSDIADVQEAPRLKRGDGSFNGHPAVIMTVQKQPGADTVKITESVEKAIAELQPAMPAGVKINPDVFKQANFIENSIKGIQGKLKMGTVLVFVILFIFLANLRMSAITLTAIPVSFLATAIIFKYFGLSVNTMTLGGLAIAIGELVDDSIVDVENVFRRLRENAKSANPLPKLKVIFEASSEVRNSIVLATVIIALVFLPLFNLTGLEGRLFAPLGIAYLTALISSLIVSLTLTPVLCSYFLKIDEKKEHHDTAFLTFLKNVDRKILQWALPRSNAILGGSVVLLVGALSLIPFMGRDFLPQFNEGTAMISLVAPPGISLTESNAMGLKAEKILLEIPEIKSVSRRTGRAEMDEHAMGVNVSELDVDFKGDGRSRDVVLNDVRDKLKAAMPEAGINVGQPISHLIDHMLSGVTSALAIKIFGPDLVTLREKSIELQEAIKDIDGLVDLRIEQQGLIPQVKVQVLRDEAAKFGLSAGEVTHLLESAFNGKTVAQIMEETRIYDVFLQFDQSSRTSIETMQKTVLKIMPDGRKVFLEDVADVYETYGPNEINRENNQRRIVISANVSGRDLGSLVSDIQQRVQQDVKLPEGYYVIYGGQFESQQQATRNILLFGIISILGIALVLYSHFKSQAITAQIMATIPLAFIGGIVLLFFTDRSVTVASLVGFITLCGVASRNGIMMISHYLHLMKYENEKFSMDMIIRGSQERLSPVMMTAFVASLALLPLVFAKGQPGSEILHPVAVVIVGGLLSSTLLDIIVTPTLFYRFGRKSAEAYVNPKLNEQLTKETI